One genomic region from Deferrivibrio essentukiensis encodes:
- a CDS encoding helix-turn-helix transcriptional regulator, which yields MYENGFIRLKEVLKYFNVSESTFRRGMKSGIFPKPIELDMGVKLWRLSDIIEFIENAKNED from the coding sequence ATGTATGAAAATGGTTTTATTCGTTTAAAAGAAGTACTCAAATATTTTAACGTTTCTGAAAGCACTTTCAGAAGGGGCATGAAATCCGGCATATTTCCCAAACCGATAGAATTAGATATGGGGGTTAAACTATGGCGGCTGTCAGATATCATTGAATTTATTGAAAATGCCAAAAATGAAGATTAA
- a CDS encoding cupin domain-containing protein, producing the protein MKVVRFNNAESYEPEKDWKRVSLCNQNDISIEHFVKPPKHSSPKHSHPNAQILIVLKGKLEIWTKEDGAVVLDEMDTAYIDGDQEHIVTNPLEDVVSVGLDIFVPGRSFDFWLKKKELLDNK; encoded by the coding sequence ATGAAAGTGGTTAGATTTAACAATGCCGAGAGTTATGAGCCAGAGAAGGATTGGAAAAGGGTGAGTCTTTGTAACCAAAATGACATTTCAATAGAACATTTCGTAAAACCGCCAAAGCATTCATCCCCAAAACATTCACATCCTAATGCTCAGATATTGATTGTACTTAAAGGTAAATTGGAAATTTGGACAAAAGAGGATGGGGCTGTGGTGCTGGATGAAATGGATACTGCTTACATAGATGGAGATCAGGAGCATATTGTTACAAATCCGCTTGAAGATGTTGTGTCTGTAGGGCTTGACATATTTGTTCCCGGCAGGTCTTTTGATTTTTGGTTGAAGAAGAAGGAATTGCTTGATAATAAATAA
- a CDS encoding DJ-1/PfpI family protein: MSAKKILMLVGDFVEDYEAMVPYQILTMVGHKVDTVCPGKKPGDTVKTAVHDFEGDQTYSEKPGHNFAINADFDKVDVKDYDALVIPGGRAPEYLRLNPRLIQIVKEFAENNKPIASICHGQQILVAADVLKNVSCTAYPAVMPDIVKSGGRWCDVNNTFSNAIVDKNFVTAPAWPAHPEWMRKFLEVLGSKIEP, translated from the coding sequence GGGGACTTTGTAGAAGATTATGAAGCTATGGTTCCTTATCAAATACTTACAATGGTAGGGCACAAGGTAGATACAGTTTGTCCCGGCAAAAAACCAGGTGACACTGTCAAAACAGCCGTACACGATTTTGAAGGGGATCAAACTTATTCAGAAAAACCTGGGCACAATTTTGCAATCAATGCCGACTTCGACAAGGTTGATGTAAAGGACTATGATGCACTTGTAATACCCGGAGGCAGAGCCCCCGAATATCTGAGATTGAACCCAAGGCTTATACAGATTGTAAAAGAATTTGCGGAAAATAATAAACCAATTGCCTCTATTTGCCATGGGCAGCAAATTTTAGTTGCAGCTGATGTATTAAAAAATGTTTCTTGCACAGCTTACCCTGCCGTTATGCCTGATATTGTAAAATCAGGGGGTAGATGGTGCGATGTAAATAATACTTTTTCAAACGCTATTGTAGATAAAAATTTTGTAACAGCACCAGCATGGCCTGCACATCCTGAATGGATGAGAAAGTTTCTGGAAGTATTAGGTAGTAAGATTGAGCCTTAA
- a CDS encoding integrase domain-containing protein, whose amino-acid sequence MRRNFIGEKDLSRKAGSFNLAMAVVKSGNKGSIEKSAYAIRTLAGFIKEEFDLKNLAKLEREHMATFAEHLREKVNAGEIALANAANIVSCLNTVFNHFGRDDLKLSAKEEGLSRGPKYDNKDKSVSAVVHDKFLNYLNDKLNQTGDSRFQALKLSVQLQRELGLRFKESTLFDGAKLNKSNQTITIVNGTKGGQARQVPVTEKALNLIKQIQEFRKENNYTRSLIPDNMNFKIWQTFAYHTVTNFNNEYGEQFHYHGERHHYAQERYKELTGVEPPAKIGLSKEEYLNYAASKLNISINETVELIKEARLIVSEELGHHRLEITNSYLGR is encoded by the coding sequence ATGCGAAGAAATTTTATTGGGGAAAAAGATTTATCAAGAAAGGCCGGAAGCTTTAATCTTGCTATGGCAGTTGTTAAGAGTGGTAATAAAGGCAGTATTGAAAAGTCTGCCTATGCTATTCGAACATTAGCAGGTTTTATTAAGGAAGAGTTTGATTTAAAAAACTTAGCCAAGCTTGAACGTGAACACATGGCTACATTTGCTGAACATCTCAGGGAAAAGGTTAATGCTGGAGAAATTGCTTTAGCTAATGCAGCAAATATAGTCTCATGTCTAAATACTGTATTTAATCATTTTGGCAGAGATGATTTAAAACTATCAGCAAAAGAAGAAGGATTAAGTAGAGGTCCAAAATATGACAATAAAGATAAAAGTGTTTCTGCTGTTGTTCACGATAAATTTTTAAATTATTTAAATGATAAACTTAATCAAACCGGAGATTCAAGATTTCAAGCATTAAAACTTAGTGTTCAATTGCAGAGAGAATTAGGACTAAGATTTAAAGAATCTACTCTATTTGATGGGGCTAAATTAAATAAATCTAATCAAACTATAACCATAGTAAATGGCACCAAAGGGGGACAGGCAAGACAAGTCCCTGTTACTGAAAAAGCATTAAATTTAATCAAGCAAATACAGGAATTCAGAAAAGAGAATAATTATACAAGGTCACTTATCCCTGACAATATGAATTTTAAGATATGGCAAACCTTTGCCTACCATACAGTCACCAATTTTAATAATGAATACGGTGAACAATTTCACTATCACGGGGAAAGACACCACTACGCACAAGAAAGATATAAAGAATTAACAGGGGTTGAGCCTCCTGCAAAAATAGGACTGTCAAAAGAAGAATATCTTAATTATGCAGCATCAAAACTTAACATATCAATTAATGAAACAGTAGAACTAATAAAAGAAGCAAGATTAATTGTTTCTGAAGAATTAGGGCATCATAGATTAGAAATAACAAATTCTTATTTGGGGAGGTGA